One Chionomys nivalis chromosome 4, mChiNiv1.1, whole genome shotgun sequence genomic region harbors:
- the LOC130873485 gene encoding uncharacterized protein LOC130873485, with amino-acid sequence MVVETCVPLHEMSVRDPTSSPRNPHTSTPHTPAPLTSALYPTSPPSTPVLYILYPSPLHPAPHPPHHTPHSPTHIPYLTSNSPHPHTPILPHPHTPTPPYSRTPYPCTVPRIPTLYPSPPIPHPASHPLSCILHFTRTPRTPHPTPHIPTPPHPHAPAPLTPTLYPESSPCTPEFHTLYPSPHILHPTP; translated from the coding sequence ACCCCACATCCAGCCCCCGGAATCCCCACACCTCCACACCCCATACTCCCGCACCCCTCACCTCCGCACTGTACCCCACATCCCCACCCAGCACCCCTGTACTCTATATCCTGTACCCCTCACCCCTGCATCCCGCACCACACCCCCCGCACCACACCCCTcactcccccacacacatccCGTACCTCACATCCAACTCCCCACATCCCCACACCCCCATACTCCCACACCCCCATACTCCCACACCCCCATACTCCCGCACCCCTTACCCCTGCACTGTACCCCGCATCCCCACCCTGTACCCCTCACCCCCCATCCCGCATCCTGCATCCCATCCCCTGAGCTGCATCCTTCACTTCACCCGCACACCCCGTACTCCACACCCAACTCCCCACATCCCCACACCTCCACATCCCCATGCCCCTGCACCCCTCACTCCCACACTGTACCCCGAATCCTCACCCTGCACCCCTGAATTCCACACCCTGTACCCCTCACCCCACATCCTGCATCCCACACCCTAG